A stretch of the Kushneria konosiri genome encodes the following:
- a CDS encoding ABC transporter permease yields MMRSLYPALLRLMLATTLLIGLWQLIVVLGAPRYMLPAPLSVLNTLIEQFGLLWHHALVTLGEIVAGFLCGTLLGTMTALTLSRWAFLRSTVLPVLLLTQAIPVFAIAPLLVLWFGYGPGSKVVMATLIIYFPIASTCYDGLRQTQPGWLDLATTMGGSDNRQLFYIRLPAALPSLASGLRMAATAAPIGAIIGEWVGSSAGLGYLMLQANGRMQTDLMFAALIVLLLMTITLYFTVDRLCRLAMPWQPDRTGRHTLPNGERS; encoded by the coding sequence ATGATGCGATCTCTCTATCCGGCCTTGCTGCGCCTGATGCTGGCGACCACATTGCTAATAGGGCTCTGGCAGCTGATCGTGGTTCTGGGTGCGCCACGTTACATGCTGCCTGCCCCCTTGAGCGTTCTGAATACCCTGATCGAACAGTTCGGACTCTTATGGCATCACGCCCTGGTCACGCTTGGTGAAATCGTCGCCGGCTTCCTGTGTGGCACGCTTCTGGGCACGATGACGGCTCTGACACTGTCGCGATGGGCCTTTCTACGCTCGACCGTTCTGCCGGTGCTGTTATTGACCCAGGCCATTCCGGTATTTGCCATTGCCCCATTGCTGGTGCTCTGGTTTGGCTACGGACCGGGGTCGAAAGTCGTCATGGCGACATTGATCATCTACTTCCCCATCGCCTCGACCTGCTACGACGGTTTGCGCCAGACCCAGCCCGGCTGGCTTGACCTGGCCACCACCATGGGGGGAAGCGACAATCGCCAGCTTTTTTACATTCGCCTGCCGGCTGCCCTGCCGTCGCTGGCATCAGGGCTTCGCATGGCCGCGACCGCGGCGCCCATCGGGGCCATCATCGGTGAATGGGTAGGTTCCAGTGCCGGACTTGGGTATCTCATGCTCCAGGCCAACGGCCGCATGCAGACCGACCTCATGTTTGCCGCACTGATCGTGCTGCTGCTGATGACCATCACGCTTTACTTTACCGTCGATCGCCTGTGTCGTCTGGCCATGCCCTGGCAGCCGGATCGTACCGGCAGGCACACGCTACCCAATGGAGAGAGATCATGA
- a CDS encoding ABC transporter ATP-binding protein, giving the protein MPSSDSLYSATAPNELRVKKAHLAFGTRVLFDDIDLSLPSPGWSCLLGRSGCGKSSLLRMMAGLEVSSDARLSLTDTNERPFTQRTAWMGQQDLLLPWRRVIDNVQLGAVMRGERHDRDRAMSLLEKVGLGWAANRYPQTLSGGERARVALARTLFEQAALVLMDEPFAALDAMTRLDIHARACELLADRIVLMVTHDPLEALRLSDQLLIMRGSPARIERVLPPQGAPPRDPASPSVSHHHGELLKALTEKSS; this is encoded by the coding sequence ATGCCATCATCAGATTCACTTTACAGCGCTACTGCACCCAACGAACTTCGGGTAAAAAAGGCACATCTTGCCTTTGGTACGCGAGTGCTGTTTGACGATATTGACCTGTCGCTCCCCTCGCCCGGCTGGAGCTGCCTGCTGGGTCGAAGCGGGTGTGGCAAGAGTTCACTTTTACGCATGATGGCAGGGCTTGAGGTCTCCAGTGATGCCCGCCTTTCTCTGACCGATACCAATGAACGTCCTTTTACCCAGCGCACTGCCTGGATGGGCCAGCAGGACCTGCTGCTGCCCTGGCGCCGCGTCATTGATAACGTGCAACTGGGCGCCGTCATGCGTGGCGAGCGCCATGACCGTGACCGGGCCATGTCGCTTCTTGAAAAAGTCGGGCTTGGCTGGGCGGCCAATCGCTATCCGCAAACGCTTTCCGGCGGAGAGCGCGCCCGCGTCGCCCTGGCGCGCACCCTGTTTGAGCAGGCAGCGCTGGTGCTGATGGATGAACCCTTCGCCGCGCTGGATGCCATGACGCGCCTCGATATCCATGCCCGGGCCTGCGAGCTGCTCGCGGATCGCATTGTGTTGATGGTGACACATGATCCGCTTGAGGCACTGAGACTGAGCGACCAGTTACTGATCATGCGTGGCAGCCCTGCACGTATTGAGCGTGTTCTACCGCCACAGGGCGCGCCGCCGCGTGATCCTGCCTCGCCCTCGGTCAGTCATCACCACGGTGAGCTTTTAAAGGCGCTGACGGAGAAGAGCTCATGA
- a CDS encoding ABC transporter substrate-binding protein: MKKILGRLWLAVFTTVLLTGAARADNNAPAPLSSPPESSLRLMLDWYVNPSHGPIIIAQQKGYFRDLGLNVTIDTPADPTAPPKLVAAGREDLALGYQPQLHLQVDEGLPVKRVGTLIGTPLNVLMVRADSDIHQIDDLKGKRVGYSVGGVEEVLLAAMLKHSGLGMNDIELVNVNFALTPALLSQQVDAVTGAFRNFEPAQMSQEGVEGRAFFIEEEGVPIYDELIFLANTETLDEKRPLISRFMKAVEKASMWIVNHPEQSWETFKAYDPSLDNEVNHKAWEASIARFALRPAALDTARYHDFESFLLDRGVIKERAPVNRLAEDINATNR; the protein is encoded by the coding sequence ATGAAAAAAATACTGGGTCGTTTATGGCTCGCGGTGTTCACGACCGTTTTGCTGACCGGCGCTGCCAGAGCTGACAACAATGCCCCGGCACCGTTGTCTTCGCCCCCCGAATCATCCCTGCGGCTGATGCTGGACTGGTACGTCAATCCAAGTCACGGACCAATCATCATTGCCCAGCAAAAGGGATACTTTCGCGATCTTGGCTTGAACGTCACCATCGATACCCCTGCCGACCCGACCGCTCCGCCCAAGCTGGTCGCTGCAGGCCGCGAAGATTTGGCGCTGGGGTACCAGCCACAGCTTCATCTGCAGGTGGATGAGGGTTTGCCGGTCAAACGTGTCGGCACATTGATCGGCACGCCGTTGAATGTGTTGATGGTGCGTGCCGACAGCGACATCCATCAGATCGATGATCTCAAGGGGAAACGGGTCGGTTATTCGGTCGGGGGCGTCGAAGAGGTTCTTCTGGCGGCAATGCTCAAGCATTCCGGCCTTGGTATGAACGATATCGAGCTCGTTAACGTCAACTTTGCGCTAACGCCTGCCCTTTTGAGCCAGCAGGTTGATGCCGTCACCGGTGCCTTTCGTAATTTTGAACCCGCTCAAATGTCACAGGAGGGCGTTGAGGGTCGCGCCTTTTTTATTGAGGAAGAAGGTGTGCCCATCTATGACGAGCTGATCTTTCTGGCCAATACCGAAACGCTTGATGAAAAGCGACCGCTGATATCACGGTTCATGAAGGCCGTTGAGAAGGCCTCGATGTGGATCGTTAACCATCCCGAGCAGAGCTGGGAGACATTCAAGGCGTATGATCCGTCACTGGATAACGAGGTCAACCATAAGGCCTGGGAAGCCAGCATCGCACGCTTCGCACTTCGCCCGGCAGCTCTGGATACGGCGCGCTATCACGATTTCGAGAGCTTTTTGCTGGACCGCGGTGTGATCAAAGAACGCGCGCCGGTTAATCGGCTGGCAGAGGACATTAACGCTACTAACAGGTGA
- the mntR gene encoding manganese-binding transcriptional regulator MntR, whose protein sequence is MPSTSHHEHFERVRQDHQRELVEDYVEEIAHLHRHLGEARASDLADRFGVSPAAVSKVVTRLKRDGLVNARPYRGIFLTDQGEELAHKVAARHRVVLQALLALGVPESIARADSEGIEHHCSDETVAAMHRFLDDNPHLVPDSISRMTSR, encoded by the coding sequence ATGCCATCAACGTCCCACCACGAACACTTTGAGCGCGTGCGCCAGGATCACCAGCGTGAACTGGTAGAGGACTATGTCGAGGAAATAGCGCATCTGCATCGCCATCTGGGAGAAGCACGTGCCAGTGATCTTGCCGACCGCTTCGGCGTCAGCCCGGCTGCCGTGTCCAAGGTGGTTACGCGTCTCAAGCGGGACGGACTGGTTAACGCTCGCCCCTACCGCGGTATCTTTCTGACCGATCAGGGCGAAGAGCTGGCCCATAAGGTGGCTGCGCGCCATCGGGTCGTACTCCAGGCGCTTCTGGCTCTGGGAGTTCCTGAAAGTATTGCCCGCGCCGATTCCGAAGGCATCGAGCATCACTGCAGTGACGAAACCGTAGCTGCCATGCACCGTTTTCTGGATGACAACCCTCACCTGGTGCCAGACTCCATCTCCCGCATGACCAGCCGCTAA
- a CDS encoding 3'-5' exonuclease family protein encodes MSSHSREQTHPPLADTPLIFIDLETTGTRATRDRITEIAALRVLDGQIVDRFESLIDPGIDIPDRIATLTGIDNALVSGAPGFEDIAERFEQWLGDGWLIAHNARFDYSFLRNEFRRLGREFRRRVVCTLKLSRALDKSSHHHGLDTLLARYQLEPHPPRHRAMGDTMTLFSVWQYWARHHCVEKIEKLVLDQERRRSLPAQLDPGLLDELPSRPGVYLFYGHNRLPLYVGKSVNLRSRVLSHFNSDHRNDREMKICQQTRHLEWHETAGDLGAQLLEARLIKQLSPVYNRRLRRSAGLHTWYWPLDAQAPQLAGQKTLHEDVSGVRYGMFRSRKEATRALTSIVEQQRLCPRVMGLERGKGRCFAYQIGRCAGACCGQESLEAHTQRAREALEGLRIRHWPWAGRVAFKETASDQEVVYHLVDHWCYLGSVEQLDQAPAVDEVAFDADTYKILTRFLTNDHENISVIPLDV; translated from the coding sequence ATGTCGTCTCATTCAAGGGAGCAGACGCACCCACCACTTGCAGACACGCCGCTGATCTTCATTGATCTTGAAACCACCGGCACGCGTGCCACCCGCGACCGTATCACCGAGATTGCCGCGCTTCGCGTGCTTGATGGTCAAATCGTCGATCGCTTTGAGTCCCTGATAGATCCGGGGATCGACATTCCTGACCGTATCGCCACATTGACCGGCATCGATAATGCACTGGTCAGTGGCGCGCCCGGTTTCGAGGATATTGCCGAGCGCTTCGAGCAGTGGCTGGGGGACGGCTGGCTGATTGCCCATAACGCCCGCTTTGATTACAGCTTTCTGCGGAATGAGTTTAGACGGCTGGGGCGGGAGTTTCGGCGACGCGTTGTCTGTACCCTCAAACTATCACGGGCTCTGGACAAAAGTTCTCACCACCATGGGCTGGACACTCTTCTGGCACGTTATCAGCTGGAACCTCATCCACCGCGTCATCGCGCGATGGGAGATACCATGACGCTGTTTTCCGTCTGGCAATACTGGGCGCGTCATCACTGTGTTGAAAAGATCGAGAAGCTGGTACTCGATCAGGAGCGTCGGCGCAGTCTTCCTGCACAGCTTGATCCTGGTCTGCTTGATGAGCTTCCCTCGCGCCCTGGGGTATATCTCTTTTATGGGCATAACCGACTGCCGCTTTATGTTGGCAAGAGTGTGAATCTGCGCTCAAGGGTGTTGAGCCATTTCAACAGTGATCATCGAAACGATCGCGAAATGAAAATCTGTCAGCAGACCCGTCATCTGGAATGGCATGAAACAGCAGGCGATCTTGGCGCGCAGCTTCTTGAGGCCCGTCTGATCAAGCAGCTTTCCCCCGTTTATAACCGTCGGTTGCGCCGCAGTGCCGGACTGCATACCTGGTACTGGCCGCTGGACGCGCAGGCGCCACAGCTTGCTGGACAGAAAACGCTGCATGAAGATGTCTCGGGCGTGCGCTATGGCATGTTTCGGTCACGAAAGGAGGCGACCCGTGCCCTCACCAGTATTGTCGAGCAACAGCGTCTTTGCCCAAGGGTCATGGGGCTGGAGCGCGGCAAGGGACGCTGCTTTGCCTATCAGATTGGTCGCTGTGCCGGGGCCTGCTGCGGACAGGAGAGCCTGGAGGCCCACACGCAGCGCGCTCGTGAGGCGCTGGAAGGACTGCGTATCCGTCATTGGCCGTGGGCAGGACGCGTTGCTTTCAAGGAAACGGCCAGTGATCAGGAAGTGGTCTATCATCTGGTCGATCACTGGTGCTATCTCGGCAGCGTGGAGCAGCTCGATCAGGCACCGGCGGTGGACGAGGTCGCCTTTGATGCTGACACCTACAAGATCCTGACGCGTTTTCTGACCAATGATCACGAGAACATCAGCGTTATCCCGCTTGACGTCTGA
- the dnaQ gene encoding DNA polymerase III subunit epsilon codes for MRQIVLDTETTGIEVRDGHRLIEIGGVEVINRRLTGRHYHQYINPERPIDPEAIEVHGITDARVANEPVFAEIAHEFWAFVQGAELVIHNAPFDVGFIDHEFAMVNRARGNDELGPLASKCGILDTLKMARDRHPGQRNSLDALCKRYDIDNGHRELHGALLDSEILADVYLAMTGGQTALTLGADRDADSSNSSSGNTGFGIRRLASGRAALRVITASDEEAQAHQQKLAKLREKGVCLWDQLGG; via the coding sequence ATGAGACAGATCGTTCTTGATACGGAAACCACCGGCATCGAAGTCAGGGACGGACATCGCCTGATCGAGATTGGTGGCGTCGAAGTCATCAACCGTCGCCTGACCGGACGACACTATCACCAGTACATCAACCCCGAACGGCCCATCGACCCTGAAGCCATCGAAGTGCATGGCATTACCGATGCCCGCGTGGCCAATGAACCTGTGTTTGCAGAGATTGCCCACGAATTCTGGGCGTTTGTTCAGGGCGCCGAACTGGTCATCCACAACGCACCCTTTGACGTCGGCTTTATCGATCATGAATTTGCCATGGTCAATCGAGCCCGCGGCAATGATGAACTGGGACCGCTGGCGTCGAAGTGCGGCATTCTCGATACCCTGAAAATGGCACGTGATCGCCATCCGGGGCAGCGCAACAGCCTGGATGCGCTGTGCAAGCGCTACGATATCGATAATGGCCACCGTGAACTGCACGGCGCCCTGTTGGACTCCGAAATCCTGGCTGATGTCTATCTGGCCATGACCGGCGGGCAGACCGCGCTGACGCTGGGTGCTGACCGTGACGCCGATAGCAGCAACAGCAGTAGCGGTAATACCGGATTTGGCATTCGCCGGCTGGCTTCCGGGCGTGCAGCGCTGCGGGTCATTACCGCCAGTGATGAGGAGGCACAGGCTCACCAGCAAAAGCTGGCTAAACTGCGCGAAAAGGGCGTTTGTCTCTGGGACCAGTTAGGAGGTTGA
- the sohB gene encoding protease SohB, with product MALHAWPSAHSDVMCDDGTHSIRYTREVENVGEWLSSYALFLAQSVTVVVAIAVVLMLLVRARGQRQQRDARLHVRNRGEYFRRHRETLEDATLKEGERERNIKTRLKARKAELKATKKQKQTVEGRNTLWVLDFDGDLRASRVPAFTEEITSVLMAARPGDEVLVRLQSGGGLVHAYGLASAQLDRLRAAGLRLTVSVDKVAASGGYMMACCADHLIAAPFAVIGSIGVVAQIPNLHRLLKKNDVDVEILTAGRHKRTLTMLGENTEEGRQKFLDDLEKTHDLFKSWIAERRPALDIEQVSEGDIWYGQEAIGLGLTDEVNTSEAWLQARSDQWQILEVGLRSQRSMLERLGKGSESAIERGVDRAIDRVMRLRWEKQ from the coding sequence ATGGCTCTTCATGCCTGGCCTTCAGCACATTCAGACGTCATGTGCGATGATGGCACGCATTCTATCCGTTATACCCGGGAGGTTGAAAACGTGGGCGAATGGTTATCCAGCTACGCACTGTTTCTGGCACAGAGTGTCACGGTGGTCGTGGCCATTGCCGTGGTCTTGATGCTTCTGGTTCGAGCCCGTGGTCAGCGACAGCAGCGCGACGCCAGACTTCATGTACGCAATCGCGGAGAATATTTTCGGCGTCACCGTGAAACACTTGAGGATGCCACACTCAAAGAAGGCGAGCGCGAGCGCAACATCAAGACTCGTCTGAAGGCGCGCAAGGCCGAGCTGAAAGCGACCAAAAAGCAAAAACAGACTGTTGAAGGTCGCAATACGCTCTGGGTACTGGATTTTGACGGTGATCTTCGGGCCTCACGAGTGCCGGCCTTTACAGAAGAGATCACCAGTGTGCTCATGGCAGCCAGGCCGGGAGATGAGGTACTGGTCCGGTTACAATCAGGCGGCGGTCTGGTCCATGCCTATGGGCTGGCCAGTGCGCAACTGGATCGCCTGCGTGCAGCAGGGCTCAGGCTCACGGTCAGCGTCGACAAGGTGGCCGCCAGCGGCGGCTATATGATGGCTTGCTGCGCAGATCACTTGATTGCCGCACCCTTTGCCGTGATTGGTTCAATAGGCGTGGTCGCACAGATTCCCAACCTGCATCGTCTCCTCAAGAAAAACGATGTCGACGTCGAGATTCTGACTGCTGGACGTCACAAGCGAACGCTGACCATGCTGGGTGAAAATACCGAAGAAGGGCGCCAGAAGTTTCTGGACGATCTGGAAAAGACCCATGATCTGTTCAAATCCTGGATTGCTGAACGTCGGCCGGCGCTCGATATCGAGCAGGTCAGCGAGGGGGATATCTGGTATGGCCAGGAAGCCATCGGTCTGGGGTTGACCGATGAAGTCAACACCAGCGAGGCATGGCTGCAGGCGCGCAGCGATCAGTGGCAGATTCTGGAAGTTGGTCTCAGGTCGCAGCGCTCGATGCTGGAACGTCTTGGCAAGGGAAGCGAGAGCGCCATCGAGCGTGGCGTCGACCGCGCCATTGATCGCGTGATGCGCCTGCGCTGGGAAAAGCAATAA
- a CDS encoding SCP2 sterol-binding domain-containing protein: MVDTAPLIAKLHERFDAEAAAGVQETLQLELNEGPRYFVVIDDGTLNVQEGVHDAPSVTLMTDTRTFERLINKELGGMQAVMSGKVRARGDIMLASRLTRLFRRSQDT, from the coding sequence ATGGTCGATACCGCGCCTCTGATTGCCAAACTCCATGAACGTTTCGATGCCGAAGCCGCTGCGGGCGTTCAGGAAACATTGCAGCTCGAACTGAATGAAGGGCCTCGCTATTTTGTCGTGATCGATGATGGAACGCTCAATGTTCAGGAAGGCGTCCACGACGCCCCATCTGTCACCCTCATGACGGATACTCGTACCTTCGAGCGGCTGATCAACAAGGAGCTTGGCGGTATGCAGGCGGTCATGTCCGGCAAGGTGCGCGCCCGCGGCGACATCATGCTGGCCTCTCGTCTGACGAGACTGTTTCGCCGCAGTCAAGACACCTGA
- a CDS encoding 7-cyano-7-deazaguanine/7-aminomethyl-7-deazaguanine transporter has product MLIFDYARMRIALFVLCIFHIMVIAASNYLVQLPITLLGFHTTWGAFSFPFLFLATDLTVRLMGRHAARRLIARVMLPALVVSYLVSVLFQQGQWRGLESLGSFNLFVGRIALASFMAYALGQALDILVFDRLRRRRPWWLAPVGSTILGNLLDTFIFFFIAFWRSPDPFMAEHWIEIALVDYGVKLTISLLLFLPLYAMLLIWLQRCLLRLSSVETTASDGMEH; this is encoded by the coding sequence ATGCTCATATTTGACTATGCCAGAATGCGTATTGCGCTTTTTGTGCTCTGTATCTTTCATATTATGGTCATTGCCGCGAGCAATTACCTGGTTCAACTGCCCATCACGCTTTTAGGATTTCATACCACCTGGGGTGCGTTCAGCTTTCCCTTTTTGTTTCTTGCCACGGATCTTACCGTGCGTTTGATGGGGCGACATGCGGCAAGACGTCTCATCGCTCGAGTCATGCTTCCGGCGCTGGTGGTTTCCTATCTGGTCTCTGTTTTATTTCAGCAAGGGCAGTGGCGCGGTCTGGAATCGCTTGGGTCCTTTAACCTTTTTGTAGGTCGGATCGCTCTGGCAAGCTTCATGGCTTATGCCCTGGGGCAGGCGCTGGACATTCTGGTATTTGACCGGCTGCGACGCAGGCGTCCCTGGTGGCTGGCCCCGGTCGGCTCTACGATTCTGGGCAATCTGCTGGATACCTTTATCTTCTTTTTTATTGCGTTCTGGCGCAGTCCCGACCCCTTCATGGCCGAACACTGGATTGAAATAGCACTGGTCGACTATGGTGTGAAACTCACCATCAGCCTGCTGCTGTTTCTTCCTCTTTACGCCATGTTGCTGATCTGGCTGCAGCGATGTCTGCTTCGACTTTCCAGTGTGGAAACAACGGCCTCTGATGGTATGGAACACTGA
- the nudC gene encoding NAD(+) diphosphatase: MLTRDIRTLANCREGYLIRVGEQGIADNGQGDILQPRARWPDGAIAIGYWNEVPVAVLSEPGEEQWPPARQWLGSLPEQSFGLVSTALQIVRWSQDHRFCGRCGTRMRRRSGEFMMACPACSFRSYPRISPCIITLVTWRDRMLLARSPRFPTGRFSTLAGFIEPGESAEEAVRREVFEEVGVRVGRVSYFKSQSWPMPHSFMMGFYAEAASHDIQIDGVEIEAADWFTADQLPGLPPSYSISSALIENFLRGSAVRE, from the coding sequence GTGCTGACACGCGATATTCGAACGCTTGCCAACTGTCGTGAGGGTTATTTGATCCGTGTTGGAGAGCAGGGCATTGCCGACAACGGTCAGGGCGATATCCTGCAGCCCCGCGCTCGCTGGCCCGACGGTGCCATCGCCATCGGCTACTGGAACGAGGTGCCCGTTGCGGTATTGTCCGAGCCCGGTGAGGAGCAGTGGCCACCGGCACGACAATGGCTGGGCTCGCTGCCCGAGCAGTCCTTCGGACTGGTGTCCACGGCGCTGCAGATCGTGCGCTGGTCACAGGATCATCGTTTCTGTGGTCGTTGCGGTACACGCATGCGTCGTCGCTCCGGGGAATTCATGATGGCCTGTCCCGCCTGCAGCTTTCGAAGCTACCCCAGAATATCGCCGTGTATCATTACGCTGGTGACCTGGCGTGACCGGATGCTGCTGGCCCGCAGCCCACGCTTTCCTACCGGACGCTTTAGTACCCTGGCCGGTTTTATCGAGCCGGGGGAGTCGGCAGAGGAGGCCGTGCGTCGTGAAGTGTTCGAAGAAGTAGGCGTCAGGGTTGGGCGTGTCAGCTATTTCAAGAGCCAGTCATGGCCCATGCCACACTCCTTCATGATGGGATTTTACGCTGAGGCCGCCAGCCACGATATTCAGATCGACGGCGTAGAGATCGAGGCCGCCGACTGGTTTACTGCCGACCAGCTGCCCGGCCTGCCGCCTTCCTATTCCATCTCCAGTGCCCTGATCGAAAACTTCCTGAGAGGCAGCGCTGTCCGGGAATAA
- a CDS encoding alpha/beta fold hydrolase: MSIELHYVDSGEPEQAETSPLVVLHGLFGSADNWRSHIKHWRQKRRVVAMDLRNHGRSPHTPGMHYEDMAADVLSVLDRLDIQKCDLLGHSMGGKVAMTLARRHPERVARLIVADIAPVAYEHGHNDVFQAHRLVEDALPESRKEADEAMAEAVDDRITRQFLATNLVRDDQGILGWRVGLDFIEEGYSDIVAPPGGNAPYEGPTLVLRGEHSSYVTDDALSVIGEIMPEARVDTIQGAGHWLHAEQPEAFLKAVDSFLKG; this comes from the coding sequence ATGAGCATCGAACTTCACTACGTGGATTCTGGCGAGCCTGAACAGGCCGAAACGTCGCCGCTTGTGGTTTTGCACGGTCTTTTTGGTAGTGCAGACAACTGGCGTTCTCATATCAAGCACTGGCGCCAGAAACGGCGCGTGGTGGCCATGGACCTTCGCAATCATGGTCGCTCTCCACACACCCCCGGCATGCACTACGAGGACATGGCGGCAGACGTGCTGAGCGTTCTGGATCGCCTCGACATCCAGAAATGTGATCTGCTGGGGCATTCCATGGGAGGCAAGGTCGCCATGACGCTGGCAAGACGCCATCCTGAGCGTGTGGCACGTTTGATCGTGGCCGACATCGCCCCTGTGGCTTATGAACACGGTCACAACGACGTCTTTCAGGCCCATCGTCTGGTAGAGGACGCCTTGCCTGAATCACGCAAGGAAGCTGATGAGGCGATGGCAGAGGCCGTTGACGACCGGATAACCCGACAGTTTCTGGCCACCAATCTGGTACGCGATGATCAGGGCATTCTGGGCTGGCGAGTCGGGCTTGATTTTATCGAAGAGGGCTACAGCGACATCGTGGCACCCCCAGGCGGAAACGCACCCTACGAGGGGCCGACGCTGGTCCTGAGAGGAGAGCATTCCAGCTATGTCACGGATGATGCGTTGTCCGTGATTGGCGAGATCATGCCCGAGGCTCGAGTTGACACCATTCAGGGGGCCGGTCACTGGCTTCATGCCGAACAGCCTGAAGCCTTTCTCAAGGCCGTTGATAGCTTCTTGAAAGGCTGA
- a CDS encoding ArsR/SmtB family transcription factor yields MVILDSAPLLKAMANENRLRILCLLREGEMSVSELNSKLDLSQSALSQHLAVLRREELVNTRRASQTIYYSLRGKHAEAVIDTLAGLDRS; encoded by the coding sequence ATGGTCATTCTCGATTCTGCACCGCTGCTCAAGGCCATGGCCAATGAAAACCGTCTGCGCATTCTCTGTCTTCTCAGAGAAGGTGAAATGTCGGTTTCAGAGCTGAACAGCAAACTTGACCTGAGCCAGTCGGCGCTCTCACAGCATCTTGCTGTGCTTCGCCGTGAGGAGCTCGTCAATACACGCCGTGCTTCCCAGACCATCTATTACTCCCTGCGTGGCAAACACGCCGAGGCAGTTATCGATACGCTGGCAGGACTCGACCGGTCCTGA